In the genome of Mastomys coucha isolate ucsf_1 unplaced genomic scaffold, UCSF_Mcou_1 pScaffold21, whole genome shotgun sequence, the window GGTTCCCTCCTGTCCCTTAGCACAGTATGCAAGCCTCGGTCCCCAAAACCTGTGGCCCCTGTGGCTCCTCCGTTCTCCTCTTCCAGTGGTGTGTTGGGCAATGGCCTCTGTGAGCTAGACCGTTTGCTTCAGGAACTTAATGCCACTCAGTTCAACATTACAGGTACCAGGGTTACTGAGCCAGTCTTTGATGGGTTGAAAACAGGGTAAAGAAGGGCAGAGTCTGAGGGACACAGACTGGCCGAGGAGCAGTTAAAGGGCATGAAGCCTTCACGGGGAGGGTGGACTGTGTATGGCTCCTTGCCAGTgttgttctctcctctctccagatGAAATCATGTCTCAGTTCCCATCTAGTAAGATggctgaagaggaagagaaggaagaccaatcTGAAGACAAGAGCTCAGCCACCGTGTGAGTTTCACAGAGTTGGCAGGGTTGGGAAAGGGGGTAATGGGTCCTGGATGCCCGAGTAACCAGAGGGGTGTTAGGCTGGCAGGTCCTGAGGTTATACACTGTGTTCTCCACAGCCCTCCCAGCTCATTCCCTGCCCCCTCAAAGCCTTCAGCCACCTCAGCCACTCAGGAGCTGGATAGACTGATGGCATCGCTCTCTGACTTCCGCGTGCAGAACCACGTGAGTCTGGAAGGATTTCGCTCGGTGTCACTTTGTGGCTCACCAGTCCAGTCTTGATGCTTCCAGTCTGTGGGTTTGTTGACTCAATGTCCTCTTCATTGCAGCTTCCAGCCTCGGGGCCACCTCAGCCTCCAGCCTCGAGCCCCACCCATGAGGGATGCCCATCTCCACCAGGACAGACTAGTAAGGGCAGTCTGGACACCATGCTGGGTCTGCTGCAGTCTGACCTCAGCCGCCGTGGTGTCCCCACGCAGGCCAAGGGCCTCTGCGGCTCCTGCAATAAACCTATTGCTGGCCAAGTAAGTGCAGTCCTGCAAGCAGCAGAATATACTCACATACCCACCTTTACGAATCAGACTttgttgctgggcggtggtggtgcaggcctttaatcccagcacttgggaggcagagggaggcagatttctgagttcgaggacagcctggtctacagagtgagttccaggacagccagggctacacagagaaaccctgtcttgaaaaaaacaaagaatcagactttgtgtttttccctttaaaaatactTCCTTACTCTTTGGGaatttaatacatgtatacatgttagATACGAAGTGAAATACATGTTAGATACAATGTATCTAACCCCTTCCTCTAGTTCTTCCAGTGCCCCCATATATTCCCAACTTCatgtcatctttttaaaaaaacctaccAAGTATAGTTAGTGCttccagtgtgtgtatgtgcgtaggGCCATCCTTTGGAGCACTGGCACCTCCCAGGGGctacatccctgaagaaaacaagCACCCTCACCCAGCAGCCAACCACTGCCAATTGCTCCTCTGCTAGGGGAAGGGCTAAATGAGCCCCTTCCTCACCCTTGATGGAATTTTGACTGGCTCCATACTGTGTAGGCCTCCTGAAGTTTCTACAGTTCTATGGGCATGTGAGTGCAGCAACCGGGCATGCTGAGAAAGCACCGATCGCAGCGGTCTTCTCAGCCTCTCGCTCTTACAACCTGGCCACCCCCTGTTCTGTGATGCTTGCTGAGCCTTGTGGGGACCCTGTGGGAGCTAGACGCTCCATCTAGGACTGTGTGCTTCCCCATTCAATGAGTATCTTTGAAATGGAATTTGTTTTTTCTCATGATGTggaggactgaactcagacctTTGCATTTGCTAGGTAGACTTCCTGTCACAGAGCTGTACCCTAACTCTTGGGacaggagtactgggattataagcatgcactgCCCCTTCCCAGGTTATATGTAATTCTTGGAGATTGAATCCAAGACTCCGTGTGTGCTAAGTGATCCATCTCCCACCTCTAGCCCAATCCTTAGAAGttggagacaaggtttttctatgtagcacaggctgcccTAAAGCCCATGATTGTCCCCccttcacctcccaagttctagaaATTTTAGCATGTGCTACTATGCCCACATGGAGTAGACAgacattattatttatattttatgtgtattttgaagaaaaaatgttTGAGGCCATGTCTCACTGTAACCTAAGCTGACCAGAAATGCATTctgaagcccagactggccttgaactcatggcggtcctcctccctcagccttctaagtgctggaagtacaggtgtgagccactatgcccagctacatctgatgttttctttctttctttccttcttcctttctttctctttttctttctttctctccttccttccttccttcctttctttcatatgcattggtgttttgcttgagCAGACtcagctgccatgtaggtgttgggaattgaacctgggtcctctggaagagcagcctgtgcttttaaccactgagccatctcttccagccccccattttatgttttcttaatttaaaaagttgtgtgtgtttgctggggaCTGATCCCAGGGCTTTTATACATGCTAAGTACAccttatagatgagaaaactgataCTCTTAGTTATAAGCTATAGGGTAAGAATTCCAACCTGTTTAGTATTTGGTGTGGCCCTACTGTGTGCCAGCCACTGTGCTAGTTCTTTTTCACACCCCTATTTCATTCAACCTTCCCAAAGGGCTCGTTAGTTTTGCTTAGTATCTCTTGGGAATCATAAAAAttgtctctcttccctttctgatCCAGAAGTCCTGCTTCTTGGATCATTGATCGAGCAAATATGATCCAGAATAGCTGTGCTTGCTAGGCTTAAAGCATCTGAATAGATGAAGTGCCTTACTCCCGAAGCAGACTTGCCAAGCTCAGAAAGCAAGTGGTGCGGCCTCTGTGAGGCTCTAGGCGCTCCAGACTTCATGGGGGTGCCTCCTCTACTTTAACTTACCCCTGTGTTGGCATAAAGAGGATTCTGTTTTCTAGCGTGGTGCTGTTGCCTTAATTCTAGGACCACGGAGTTTGAGAGGTAGGAGGattaagctacatagtgaatttgaagccagcacAACttagacactgtctcaaaaaaccaacaaacaaaaccaaacaccctACATAGACTTTAAAGTAACTAAAGCTTTCCGTGGGCCCTTAGAAGGAGTGTGGCCCGGATATACTATGCCTTACGTGCGTGTAAACCCTAGGGTAAAACTGTAAGGCCAGCTCTGGACCTCTAACACAGATGGTAGAGCCTTGGACGCTTGGTTTTCTTTGCATCCTGATCCGTCAGGGTTAAGACTGGGGAAATAAATACCAGGTAGGAAATTGGAGCTCGTCCAGCTCCTGCCACTCTGACAGAAACCTCCTATTCAACTTCGCAGGTGGTTACGGCTCTGGGTCGAGCCTGGCACCCTGAGCACTTCCTTTGCAGCGGTTGTTCCACAACCCTGGGGGGCAGCAGTTTCTTCGAGAAGGATGGGGCTCCCTTTTGCCCCGAGTGCTACTTTGAGCGCTTCTCCCCACGATGTGGCTTCTGCAACCAACCCATCCGACACGTAAGCTCTGCAGACTCCCACCGATTAACCTGTTTCAGAGAGGACCAGCCAAATGGTCCTATCTCTTCTACCTACCTCCACGCCCGCCCCACCCTGCCTCTTCAGTTTTCCCTCTTTAACCCCAAATTCCTTGTTAGTTCTTCTGCCTTCCCTAGCTTcccagagggagatggagggaagaagggagagatggtGTCAGTAgtgtcctttttcattttatgCAGAAAATGGTTACGGCTTTGGGCACCCACTGGCACCCAGAACATTTCTGCTGCGTCAGCTGCGGGGAGCCTTTTGGAGAAGAGGGTGAGAGCTGAAACTTAAAAGCTACAGGTCCACTGTTCTCCTCGctataagttttcttctattcCATCTGGCCTTCCCTATCCATCCATGGATCCCAACTCCGGCCCCTCTCTCCACCCACCGCGCGCCCTTTTCCTAGACCctatccttccctccctactGCCGGTACCCACTGCTACTCTTGGATCTGTAGTTCCGCCCACATCGTCTGTCCCCGCCCCCAGGTTTCCACGAGCGGGAGGGCCGCCCCTACTGCCGGAGGGACTTCCTGCAGCTGTTCGCCCCGCGCTGCCAGGGCTGCCAAGGCCCCATTTTGGATAACTACATCTCGGCACTCAGCGCGCTCTGGCACCCAGACTGCTTCGTGTGCAGGGTGCGTGGCTGTGGGGAGCGGGCTCGGAGCCCAGGGTGGGATGATTCGTTGATTAGTCGCTTCACTTCTGCTGCGACTTCAGCTGCAAAGCCCCAGGAGTCCGGGTGGATGTTAGTTATCCACGCGGTTTACCTGGTCAGGGCTTTAGCTCATTTTGTTAATTCCTCCTTCTGGTAGGAATGCCTCGCGCCCTTCTCCGGAGGCAGCTTTTTTGAGCACGAGGGTCGTCCGCTGTGTGAAAACCATTTCCATGCTCAGCGTGGTTCGCTGTGTGCCACGTGTGGCCTCCCTGTGACTGGCCGCTGTGTGTCTGCTCTGGGCCGACGCTTCCACCCAGATCACTTCACCTGCACCTTCTGCCTGCGCCCACTCACGAAAGGCTCCTTCCAGGAGCGTGCCAGCAAGCCTTACTGCCAGCCTTGCTTCCTGAAGCTCTTCGGCTGACCTCCTCTTGGGATGACAGGTCTCCAAAACCAAGCCTTCAAAAATACCGTGAAAAAGACTGAGTCCTCCAGATCCCTAGCTCTGGAGCTACCCAGGCATCCCTGCtcctactcccaccccaccccatccccgccCTAGCCCAGCCACTGGAGAGGCCTACCCCTAAGGTGCTGTAGGTTTGTCAAGTTCAGAAAGGGCCCCATAGCCTGGAATATAGCTCTCACTTTGACACGACTCTGGTTTTCTAATCTGACCAATTAGAGGCCAGGATGTTCCTGTTCACCCATGGCTCACTATTCTGTacacttttttttctacaaacaTAAAAACACGCTCCACATCTTACAGTGCCAGAGAACCTTGCTTTACTACCCAGAGCCCTTGCTCTGTGCTCTGAGGGATCCAGGCCACAGCTCTGTGGAGGGGACAGAATTGCATCCCTTGGGGATAACAACAAATAACAGATGAAGGCAGGCATGGAGaagtgtgcctgtaatcccaacatggAGGCCAGGGCAGACTGTCTTCAGTTGCATAACAAAATTGAGGCCAGGTTGGGTttatgagactatctcaaaacaaaacaaaaaacacaaaacacctgGAAACCAAAATTCAAAGCAATGGCAACAGAGTGAAAGGTCTAGTAGCTCCTGACTCTATTCCCAGCATAATGGAGGCAAGATCAACACCAGTTCAAGAACAGTCTGGCCatatatagtgagctccaggccagcctggctcctGGGTATAATATATAAGACCTAGTACCAATAGGGAGGGGGTGGGACACcataggacccaggtttgattcctagcacctgcaattgtctgtaacttcagttccagggaatccaacaccttcttctggcctctacaggcatcaggtacacacatagtacacagacatacatgcaggcaaaacacccatatatataaagcccaattttaaaaaagggttggagaaatggctcagtgattgaaaGTAGTGTACATTCAGAAGGtatgtgttcagttcccagcccccacgtggtggctcacagtcatttgcaactccagtcccaaggagtTGAGGACAACAtgagttatcatttatttaaaaagacatttttaaagatttatttattattataattaagtacactatagctgtcttcagacacaccagaagagggcgtcagatctcattacaggtggttgtgagccaccatgtggttgctgggatttgaactcaggacctttggtaaagcagtcagtgctctttcctgctgagccatcttgccaaccccttaaaaagacatttttaacatAGGTCTTAACCTCAGAGTCTAAAGAGAGGCGCTGGGGAATAAAGGAAGACATATTTCAAAAAAGTGTGGGCTCCTGAAAGACGGACAAGTCAGCTCTGTGTTCTAGAGGTGAGTATATAGGATTTTAACTGCTAATGAGTTTCTCAGGCACTGTCtacttctctgtctctattcctcTTTTTGGTACTTAAGATTATGGGATGGATGTCTAGATAAAGTGGGAGCTACAgcatgggaaaagatctttaccaattacacatctgatagagggttgatatcagtatagaaagaattaaaacaaaacaaaaacctgagtgttaagaaaacaaatagctcagttaaaatggggtacagaactacacaagttctcaaaagatgaaagtCAAAGGCTGGAAAACATTTAAGGAAATGTGCAACaaacttagtcatcagggaaatgcaaatcaaaactaccttgagcagcacttgggagacagagtcaggcctcctgatctgcagagtgagttccaggacagccaggactgcacagagaaaaacctgccttgaaagacaaaaacaaatgaacaatcaAAAACCCCAGATTACCTTGAGATTTCATCACACTTTAATCAGAATAGCAAAGATCAAGAAAACGAATGACAGCCCATGCTGGTGGGGATGTGGGGTGAGGGGAACACTTATGTATCAGTTGgagaagtgcaaacttgtacagacactgtggaaatcagtgtggagttTCCTCAGGAATCAGGGACTAGATCTACCTCAGGATCTAGCTAATCACTCTTGGGCATGTCCCGAAAGGACTCTACATCCTACTGCAGAGACACCCGTCCATTCATGTTCATTGTAGCTCTGTTCAtagtatccagaaactggaaatagcaTAGATGCTGttgacagatgaatggataaggaaaatatgtTAATTTACACAGTGGTATATTATTCggctgttttaaaaaaatacaataatgaAATTCACcagtaaatggatagaactagaaaagaaatcattctGAGCAAGGAAACTCAGATCCAAAAAGAcaacatggtatgtattctcctATGTGTGGATGCTAGCGTTTAAGCTCTCAGTAGGCGTGCTACAAGccatataaccacagaggttaggtgtGGAGTGACTTGTAGGGGGTATCGtccaaggaaggagaaatagaatgtATATAGTtatggagagacaggagaaaggtgAACAGGAAGATTacatggagaagaggagaaaagaggaagaaaacatagGGACTGTGAGAGAGAACTAATCCTAAAAGGCCATTGGAGGAGCTATATAGAAGCCTGCTACTATAGAAgcctcctaaaatatatacatacatgaaaggaATCTAAAGACAGTCACCAAATAGTGGGGGAGACAATGCTTCAGGCAGATACCTTATACCACCAAGGGAAACATCCAGTGCTAGGAATGGGCTACATCTAGTTGAGTCATTGGTCAAAGGAGACCTGAACCCCCCAAACATCTcaggctattggttgctctccacaaccTGATGGTAAGGCCCTCTCACTGAAGACCACACTTGTATTATCTCATCTGACACGGAGAAGTCGGTGCCTAACAAGAACCCTCACCCTTACTAACTAGTGTTCATAGTATTGGGAGGTACTCTGCATTGCTacgaaggaaggaagataaataCCAGCTcggctacaaacccttcaaccTATAATATGATGACTTACCTGCATGATATACTGGTGCAACTGTGGCAAAAACATTGTGGAAGTAACCAactgttggactgtgaaaggcagtctgtgttctggttgagcaaggcttactccagagaaccagtagaaaattctacaagggatggagcCATGAGCTACGCCCCCaaacactaggctcctgacaccatgagccctcaactccataatcctgtggccatcagtcatgtagggcaatgctccaagctcctggtattctggctggactccactcccacagttacctggctacagccagatatgccccaccccacagttacctgactgTAAGGTAGCCCTTACAGTAAGTTACCTGActgcaaggtagcccagcccactataaaaagggctgcttggcccctcctccctctcttaagctcttgtctctcttaccctcttgctcctttgttccccctcccttcccctccctttacccccctctctccatgtggccatggctagcctctccctctccctctccctctccctctccctctccctctgcttttctACCATGG includes:
- the Tgfb1i1 gene encoding transforming growth factor beta-1-induced transcript 1 protein isoform X1, whose protein sequence is MEDLDALLSDLETTTSHMSRLGAPKERPPETLTPPPPYGHQPQAGPGESSGASGDKDHLYSTVCKPRSPKPVAPVAPPFSSSSGVLGNGLCELDRLLQELNATQFNITDEIMSQFPSSKMAEEEEKEDQSEDKSSATVPPSSFPAPSKPSATSATQELDRLMASLSDFRVQNHLPASGPPQPPASSPTHEGCPSPPGQTSKGSLDTMLGLLQSDLSRRGVPTQAKGLCGSCNKPIAGQVVTALGRAWHPEHFLCSGCSTTLGGSSFFEKDGAPFCPECYFERFSPRCGFCNQPIRHKMVTALGTHWHPEHFCCVSCGEPFGEEGFHEREGRPYCRRDFLQLFAPRCQGCQGPILDNYISALSALWHPDCFVCRECLAPFSGGSFFEHEGRPLCENHFHAQRGSLCATCGLPVTGRCVSALGRRFHPDHFTCTFCLRPLTKGSFQERASKPYCQPCFLKLFG
- the Tgfb1i1 gene encoding transforming growth factor beta-1-induced transcript 1 protein isoform X2, giving the protein MVTSHRQGLENLQEPLGTRIIYTVCKPRSPKPVAPVAPPFSSSSGVLGNGLCELDRLLQELNATQFNITDEIMSQFPSSKMAEEEEKEDQSEDKSSATVPPSSFPAPSKPSATSATQELDRLMASLSDFRVQNHLPASGPPQPPASSPTHEGCPSPPGQTSKGSLDTMLGLLQSDLSRRGVPTQAKGLCGSCNKPIAGQVVTALGRAWHPEHFLCSGCSTTLGGSSFFEKDGAPFCPECYFERFSPRCGFCNQPIRHKMVTALGTHWHPEHFCCVSCGEPFGEEGFHEREGRPYCRRDFLQLFAPRCQGCQGPILDNYISALSALWHPDCFVCRECLAPFSGGSFFEHEGRPLCENHFHAQRGSLCATCGLPVTGRCVSALGRRFHPDHFTCTFCLRPLTKGSFQERASKPYCQPCFLKLFG
- the Tgfb1i1 gene encoding transforming growth factor beta-1-induced transcript 1 protein isoform X3 yields the protein MSQFPSSKMAEEEEKEDQSEDKSSATVPPSSFPAPSKPSATSATQELDRLMASLSDFRVQNHLPASGPPQPPASSPTHEGCPSPPGQTSKGSLDTMLGLLQSDLSRRGVPTQAKGLCGSCNKPIAGQVVTALGRAWHPEHFLCSGCSTTLGGSSFFEKDGAPFCPECYFERFSPRCGFCNQPIRHKMVTALGTHWHPEHFCCVSCGEPFGEEGFHEREGRPYCRRDFLQLFAPRCQGCQGPILDNYISALSALWHPDCFVCRECLAPFSGGSFFEHEGRPLCENHFHAQRGSLCATCGLPVTGRCVSALGRRFHPDHFTCTFCLRPLTKGSFQERASKPYCQPCFLKLFG